The following coding sequences lie in one Myxococcales bacterium genomic window:
- a CDS encoding acetyl-CoA C-acetyltransferase: MGEEVWIIDALRSPRGRGRPGAGALSNVHPQELFAQVLKHLASRSGVRIGDVDDVVVGCVSQVNEQGACIARHSVLAAGWPEQVPGVTINRFCGSGLQAVNFGMMGIRSKEQHLVVAGGVESMSRVPIGSDGGGVDGNNPWLRAQVMQVPQGISADLIATLEGFSRTDVDAFAAASQQRAEIAQKIGAFDRSIVPIRDPNDNTVLLERDEHPRAGTTVQTLAKLSPAFAELGSKRLGPHGETVDAIALKRYPSVKQINHVHTAGNSSGIVDGAAAVLLASKEYAEAHGLCPRARILATATLGSEPVIMLSAPSSTSKKALARLGMKPQDIDVWEINEAFAVVPLQVMQTLGLDHAQVNVHGGAIAFGHPLGATGAMLINTALDVLEERDLSTALVTLCIGGGMGIATIIERMS; the protein is encoded by the coding sequence ATGGGTGAGGAAGTATGGATCATTGATGCACTGCGTAGTCCAAGAGGGCGCGGGAGGCCTGGCGCCGGTGCACTATCCAACGTGCACCCGCAGGAACTCTTCGCGCAGGTGCTCAAGCATCTTGCCAGCCGTTCGGGAGTCCGCATAGGTGACGTCGACGATGTCGTTGTCGGCTGCGTCTCTCAAGTCAACGAACAAGGAGCATGTATTGCGAGACATAGCGTGCTTGCGGCTGGTTGGCCTGAGCAAGTGCCGGGGGTGACGATCAACCGATTTTGTGGCTCTGGACTGCAGGCCGTGAACTTTGGGATGATGGGCATTCGTTCGAAGGAGCAGCACCTGGTGGTGGCCGGGGGTGTCGAAAGTATGTCCCGGGTGCCCATCGGCTCCGATGGCGGGGGCGTAGATGGCAATAACCCATGGCTAAGAGCGCAGGTCATGCAGGTGCCTCAAGGGATCAGTGCGGATCTCATAGCCACCCTAGAGGGCTTTAGCCGAACAGATGTGGATGCCTTTGCGGCGGCGTCGCAACAGCGGGCAGAGATCGCTCAAAAGATAGGGGCTTTTGATCGCAGTATCGTGCCGATTCGCGATCCAAACGACAACACGGTGTTGCTTGAACGCGATGAGCACCCACGTGCCGGTACCACCGTTCAAACGCTTGCCAAACTATCACCAGCGTTTGCCGAGCTCGGTAGCAAACGTCTGGGGCCGCATGGGGAGACAGTCGACGCCATTGCACTCAAGCGATATCCGTCAGTCAAACAGATCAACCATGTGCACACTGCAGGTAACTCAAGCGGGATTGTGGATGGCGCGGCGGCCGTTTTGCTCGCCTCAAAGGAATATGCCGAGGCTCACGGTCTTTGTCCGAGGGCTCGCATTCTGGCGACGGCGACGTTGGGCTCAGAGCCGGTGATTATGCTTAGTGCGCCTTCGAGCACATCCAAAAAAGCGCTCGCTCGGTTAGGGATGAAGCCGCAAGATATCGATGTGTGGGAAATTAACGAAGCTTTTGCTGTAGTTCCCTTGCAGGTGATGCAGACCTTGGGGCTTGATCATGCGCAAGTTAACGTGCATGGCGGCGCCATTGCATTCGGCCATCCACTGGGCGCTACCGGTGCCATGCTGATTAATACGGCACTCGATGTGTTAGAAGAGCGAGATCTAAGCACCGCGCTTGTCACGTTATGTATCGGCGGCGGAATGGGCATAGCCACGATTATCGAGCGAATGTCCTGA
- the sctR gene encoding type III secretion system export apparatus subunit SctR yields the protein MMDSAPMNMVLLFGALSLLPLVFMTATSFVKISVVFSILRSALGTAQVPSGIIIAALSAILSLYVMAPVGAEMLEAAAPAANSVNWNAPLGPHSFDAFRRAGEKMAEPLKVWLSRHANAKETTLFLNLAQEARPVAERQNLTRNDLLVVFPAFLITELSEAFLIGFLIFLPFLVIDLVVANIALALGMQTLSPSTIALPFKLLLFVAVDGWYLLSRALLAGYH from the coding sequence GTGATGGATTCGGCTCCCATGAATATGGTGCTACTTTTCGGCGCACTTTCGTTGCTTCCTCTGGTCTTCATGACGGCCACCAGTTTTGTGAAAATCTCAGTGGTTTTTTCAATTTTGCGCAGCGCTCTTGGTACCGCGCAGGTGCCTTCCGGCATCATCATCGCGGCCCTGTCTGCAATACTCAGTCTCTACGTGATGGCGCCGGTTGGCGCCGAGATGCTTGAAGCGGCGGCACCGGCCGCCAACTCGGTCAACTGGAATGCACCTTTGGGACCACATAGCTTCGATGCGTTTCGACGCGCGGGAGAGAAAATGGCGGAGCCTCTCAAAGTGTGGCTCAGCCGGCACGCCAACGCCAAGGAAACGACGCTTTTTCTCAACTTGGCACAGGAAGCGCGTCCAGTCGCTGAGCGGCAGAACCTCACACGAAACGATCTGTTGGTCGTCTTTCCCGCATTTTTGATCACCGAGCTCAGTGAGGCGTTCCTGATCGGCTTTCTTATTTTTCTACCCTTCTTGGTCATCGATCTTGTCGTGGCCAATATCGCCCTTGCGTTGGGCATGCAGACGCTTTCGCCCTCCACCATCGCCTTGCCCTTTAAACTTCTGCTTTTTGTGGCAGTCGACGGCTGGTATCTTCTCTCGCGCGCACTTTTGGCGGGCTATCACTAG
- a CDS encoding flagellar biosynthetic protein FliO, producing the protein MITLTSTAGGGYGLMLAQSLLALAGMGLLAWIALRYGAGALMRRSHGNTWIEVIERIPLDNRRCLYVVRYGERALLLGAGDGAAPHVLAEFSASELPQAPQKPYTRFDALLGRKEAPGAAPRGRSSAKETM; encoded by the coding sequence GTGATAACCCTAACCTCCACCGCCGGCGGCGGCTACGGATTGATGCTTGCCCAAAGCCTGCTTGCGCTGGCGGGGATGGGGCTATTGGCATGGATTGCCCTCCGTTATGGGGCAGGTGCGCTCATGCGCCGCTCACACGGCAACACTTGGATAGAAGTCATCGAACGTATTCCCCTCGACAATCGGCGCTGCCTCTATGTGGTGCGCTATGGCGAGCGCGCGCTGTTGCTGGGAGCCGGCGACGGAGCGGCACCCCATGTGCTCGCCGAGTTTTCTGCCTCTGAGCTGCCCCAAGCGCCGCAGAAGCCATACACGCGCTTTGATGCGCTTCTCGGACGCAAAGAGGCGCCGGGCGCCGCTCCTAGAGGGCGTTCAAGCGCCAAGGAAACGATGTGA
- a CDS encoding (Fe-S)-binding protein has translation MNPPVMALLLILSLAIFSYSAARRWALLRVGTAEPRFSVRSLAELSKRLRLTLVYGFGQKKMPTYPVAGIAHTFIFFGFLVLLLRSVMLWGRGFDGDFDFWGLLAQGSWAASGYSLTKDVFSVLVMLGAMVFVYYRVFSRPKRMTLSAEGLVILFIIITMMLADLLYDASSIVLDAHADPRSLALRYCEPASSLLAMGLAKLKLSPIALHILQHTGFWWHASFVLIFLNLLPYSKHFHVITALPNVFAASDLPRGTLPIVSDLEGRVEREEPLGFRTISDLSWKDMLDLYTCTECGRCTEHCPASLTDKKLSPKHLTVALRDHLYDSEAHLVPDGLVALEDLNTFNAVAQTPLKIGGDPPPNAYFRSAVPVKLVPGILHPDVIWACTTCRACEQECPVNISYVDKIVKLRREKLLVDAEFPTELQKPFTAIETQGNPWNLSKRDRPRWADDLDVPLISDRPDARIVYWVGCAASYDERAKKIARATVKLLKHAAVDFAILGEKERCTGDPARRAGNEYVFQNQAQANVQTLTESGAQRKTLLTACPHCFNTLKNEYPAFGGHFSVVHHTDFLLELVMQKKLIPKKRVSATVAFHDSCYLGRYNDIYESPRQILASIPGIELREVPDWNRERGLCCGAGGAQMFMEEQNDNRVNNKRTLQLLETGANTIATACPFCVTMIQDGLKAADKEEAIASLDVAEVLERSVL, from the coding sequence ATGAACCCCCCTGTCATGGCCCTGCTATTGATATTGTCGCTTGCGATTTTTTCCTATTCGGCAGCGCGGCGGTGGGCGCTTTTGCGTGTAGGCACCGCCGAACCCCGATTCTCGGTCCGTAGCTTGGCTGAGCTGTCCAAGCGGCTTCGCCTCACCTTGGTGTACGGGTTTGGGCAAAAAAAAATGCCCACCTATCCTGTCGCCGGTATTGCCCACACCTTTATTTTTTTCGGATTTTTGGTGCTGTTACTGCGCAGCGTCATGCTCTGGGGACGAGGTTTCGACGGAGATTTCGACTTTTGGGGGTTGCTTGCACAAGGCAGCTGGGCTGCAAGCGGGTATAGCCTTACCAAAGACGTGTTCTCAGTGTTGGTCATGCTGGGCGCAATGGTGTTCGTCTACTATCGTGTGTTTTCTCGACCAAAACGCATGACCCTGAGCGCCGAAGGGCTGGTGATTCTGTTCATTATTATCACCATGATGCTGGCAGATCTTCTTTATGATGCATCCAGCATCGTGCTTGACGCGCACGCCGATCCGCGTTCGCTTGCGCTCAGATACTGTGAGCCGGCGAGTTCTCTTCTCGCTATGGGGCTCGCCAAGCTCAAACTTAGCCCCATCGCCCTTCACATCTTACAACACACGGGGTTCTGGTGGCATGCAAGCTTTGTGTTGATTTTCCTCAACTTATTGCCCTACTCCAAGCATTTTCACGTCATCACTGCTCTGCCCAATGTGTTTGCGGCGAGCGACTTGCCCCGTGGCACGCTGCCTATTGTCAGTGATCTTGAGGGACGCGTCGAACGTGAAGAGCCTTTAGGTTTTCGTACGATAAGCGATTTGAGCTGGAAAGATATGCTGGACCTCTATACCTGCACCGAGTGCGGGCGCTGTACCGAGCATTGTCCAGCATCTCTTACCGATAAGAAATTGTCTCCCAAGCACTTGACTGTCGCACTGCGTGATCATTTGTATGACAGCGAAGCGCATCTCGTTCCAGACGGTCTCGTCGCTCTTGAAGACCTGAACACTTTCAATGCTGTTGCCCAGACTCCGCTTAAAATTGGCGGGGATCCGCCCCCTAACGCCTATTTCCGATCGGCTGTTCCCGTGAAGTTGGTGCCGGGCATCCTGCATCCCGATGTCATTTGGGCATGTACAACGTGCCGCGCATGCGAACAGGAATGTCCTGTCAATATTTCCTATGTTGATAAAATCGTAAAGCTGCGGCGCGAAAAATTGTTGGTGGATGCCGAGTTTCCAACAGAACTTCAAAAGCCTTTTACTGCCATCGAAACCCAAGGCAATCCGTGGAATCTGTCCAAACGCGATCGGCCAAGATGGGCTGACGATCTGGATGTGCCTTTGATCTCCGATCGCCCCGATGCGCGAATCGTCTATTGGGTGGGCTGTGCAGCGAGTTACGATGAACGCGCAAAAAAAATTGCGCGAGCGACCGTCAAGTTGCTTAAACACGCTGCAGTCGACTTCGCAATCCTGGGGGAGAAGGAACGTTGTACGGGGGATCCCGCAAGGCGAGCCGGTAACGAGTATGTGTTTCAAAACCAAGCCCAAGCAAATGTGCAAACGCTTACGGAGTCGGGTGCACAACGCAAAACACTACTCACCGCCTGTCCACACTGTTTTAACACTCTAAAAAACGAATATCCGGCGTTTGGTGGTCACTTTAGCGTCGTTCACCACACGGATTTCCTTCTAGAGCTCGTGATGCAAAAGAAACTCATACCCAAGAAACGCGTGTCAGCTACCGTAGCCTTTCATGACAGCTGCTATTTAGGTCGTTACAACGACATCTATGAATCTCCGCGGCAGATTCTGGCCTCGATTCCAGGCATCGAGCTACGTGAAGTGCCTGACTGGAACCGAGAGCGGGGGCTGTGCTGCGGCGCGGGAGGCGCCCAGATGTTTATGGAGGAGCAAAATGACAACCGCGTCAATAACAAGCGAACGTTGCAACTCCTAGAGACTGGCGCCAATACCATCGCCACAGCATGCCCTTTCTGCGTGACCATGATTCAAGACGGCCTAAAGGCCGCAGATAAGGAAGAGGCGATTGCGAGTCTGGATGTCGCCGAGGTGCTTGAACGTTCGGTGTTATAG
- a CDS encoding tetratricopeptide repeat protein, whose translation MVSRFYGIFQVLGVSVVLAGCQAHATPSLVRLVGGKIRPGEYVPPRAYEWYVRGELAFARGEYAVAMQDFQNTLRDGPEDPYVVGRIAECLASMHRYKAAERVVEEALGRYPYSEALWLVKAKLGERQNQLEDAIDAYIRAEETAPLGQEAALGMARLLRNHGQRLRADAILERYLERIGQPNAQAANAKLRAAMQAGDVDAASQAVTSLLDAAPARAMEIRALAKEAYADHAPALAARLLDSVSRGVADEVLRIEALVDAEQINRARAILAISPPERFGGMVSTAQLFLRTGQPLRAIELADAQLSARASDSEARFVRGLARLEQKQLTEAAQDFALVPPGSSDFVAARLRLAEVLKRQGAGPLALEVLARALSVSPSSLPLRHALGRLRLTHIGLDEALELFEDIADVLYLVERAELLELGGDRAAAQQTYVSVSPAQDTRLPESAQTRVRAERLWADHPQRSVKILRKYVEKAPEDLIATLRVIEMYTILGARAEAEKLVTRAEPWLNAAGLKSQLVQVRQ comes from the coding sequence ATGGTGAGTCGATTTTATGGGATTTTTCAAGTGTTGGGCGTATCCGTCGTGTTAGCGGGATGCCAGGCGCATGCGACTCCTAGTCTCGTTCGTCTCGTGGGGGGAAAGATTCGGCCTGGGGAGTATGTGCCCCCCCGTGCTTATGAATGGTATGTGCGCGGAGAGCTTGCGTTCGCGCGTGGCGAATACGCTGTGGCCATGCAGGATTTCCAGAATACGCTGCGGGACGGCCCAGAGGATCCGTATGTCGTGGGTCGTATCGCGGAGTGTCTCGCGTCCATGCATCGTTACAAAGCTGCTGAGCGGGTGGTTGAAGAGGCCCTCGGCAGGTACCCCTATTCTGAAGCACTTTGGCTGGTGAAGGCGAAGCTCGGGGAACGGCAAAACCAGTTGGAGGATGCCATTGATGCCTATATTCGCGCAGAAGAGACAGCGCCGTTGGGCCAGGAAGCTGCGCTTGGGATGGCACGCTTGTTGCGCAACCATGGACAACGCTTAAGGGCCGATGCGATTCTCGAGCGTTATCTCGAGCGTATCGGCCAGCCGAACGCCCAAGCTGCCAACGCGAAGCTGCGTGCCGCCATGCAAGCAGGGGACGTGGATGCTGCGAGCCAAGCGGTGACTTCTTTGCTCGATGCAGCTCCCGCTCGAGCGATGGAGATTCGGGCGTTAGCCAAAGAAGCCTATGCGGACCACGCACCTGCCTTGGCTGCGCGGTTACTCGATTCCGTCAGCCGAGGTGTCGCAGACGAAGTCCTGCGCATCGAAGCTCTGGTCGATGCCGAGCAGATCAATCGCGCGCGGGCCATTTTGGCGATATCACCGCCTGAGCGGTTTGGCGGCATGGTATCTACGGCCCAGTTGTTCCTGCGGACTGGGCAGCCGCTTCGGGCCATTGAACTTGCGGACGCTCAGCTAAGCGCACGCGCATCTGACAGCGAAGCACGCTTTGTCCGCGGCTTGGCCCGGTTAGAGCAGAAGCAGTTGACAGAGGCAGCTCAGGATTTTGCACTGGTCCCACCGGGCTCGAGTGACTTTGTGGCGGCGCGCTTACGGCTCGCTGAAGTTCTAAAACGGCAGGGCGCCGGCCCATTGGCGTTGGAAGTGCTGGCGCGCGCCCTCAGCGTATCGCCCAGCTCTCTTCCCCTGAGGCACGCCCTCGGACGCCTGCGCCTGACACATATAGGTTTGGATGAGGCGCTCGAATTGTTTGAAGATATTGCTGATGTGCTTTATCTCGTTGAGCGCGCGGAACTACTCGAGCTCGGGGGCGATCGTGCCGCAGCTCAGCAGACCTATGTTTCTGTTTCGCCGGCCCAGGACACGCGCTTGCCTGAGAGCGCACAGACTCGCGTGCGCGCGGAACGCCTCTGGGCTGATCATCCCCAGCGTTCTGTGAAGATATTGCGCAAGTACGTGGAAAAGGCACCCGAAGACCTCATCGCGACCTTACGGGTGATCGAAATGTACACGATCCTGGGTGCTCGCGCTGAGGCTGAAAAGCTCGTCACCAGGGCCGAACCGTGGCTCAATGCCGCAGGCCTCAAGAGTCAGTTGGTGCAAGTGCGTCAATAG
- a CDS encoding response regulator, whose protein sequence is MSRVRVLVVDDDKAICEYMDTFLTQDGYEVTTMSDATKVADEVRTGGYHLVVLDLMMPQVDGLEVLRQIRRMDSDVAVVIFTGYPSLQSAVESMKLEAVDYLEKPFSPETFREVLERVMRKKGLMRSPEESLHRAIGETIRKLRKDRDLTLKQLARRTSLSVSLLSQIERAESSASIGSLYKIALALDAKVQDLFGDY, encoded by the coding sequence ATGTCTCGAGTGCGGGTACTTGTGGTGGATGACGACAAGGCGATCTGTGAATACATGGACACCTTCCTCACGCAAGATGGCTACGAGGTCACTACCATGTCGGATGCCACCAAAGTGGCAGATGAGGTGCGGACAGGCGGCTATCATCTCGTGGTGCTGGACTTAATGATGCCGCAGGTGGATGGGCTAGAAGTGCTGCGTCAGATTCGGCGCATGGACAGCGATGTGGCGGTGGTCATTTTCACCGGCTACCCCTCGCTCCAGAGCGCCGTCGAGTCCATGAAGCTCGAAGCGGTCGATTATCTTGAGAAGCCCTTTAGTCCTGAGACATTCCGAGAGGTTTTAGAGCGGGTCATGCGGAAAAAGGGATTGATGCGTAGCCCCGAAGAGAGCCTGCATCGTGCCATCGGGGAAACCATACGCAAGCTGCGTAAAGATCGCGACTTGACACTGAAGCAGCTCGCCCGCAGAACCAGCTTGTCGGTCTCTCTACTTTCTCAAATAGAGCGGGCGGAGTCGAGCGCCTCGATAGGATCACTGTATAAAATCGCTTTGGCGCTGGATGCCAAAGTACAAGACCTGTTTGGCGACTATTGA
- a CDS encoding response regulator, with amino-acid sequence MRTLIVVGEGDPFNLTLLEEACASMGHQVLGAARQEQVLEIVARHRPGLLLLDAEPPVNGLQIIRVLRSDRVLSLLPVILLIDSGNPSVSEAAKDLGAADFVVRPYRVFEIQQRVRNVLGSQGAGSVETSAESADMLDELTQTSRLEQLRMTLHYEHTRALRYGGALSCMVVGVSNLDELAMWGGAAIMQKTLVRLAVELRSRLRAVDQIFRSNVDEFTVLLPDTDLAGARALRKRILKKPHAGNTTAAEPQPVLNIGIFSHHPSAPIEQSETLLMEASKDAYGTPRLSAPPTDAERT; translated from the coding sequence GTGAGAACACTCATTGTGGTTGGAGAGGGTGACCCCTTCAACCTGACACTGCTCGAAGAAGCCTGCGCTTCCATGGGCCACCAGGTGCTCGGTGCTGCACGACAGGAGCAGGTGCTTGAAATCGTAGCGCGTCATCGACCCGGCTTGCTTTTGTTGGATGCAGAGCCTCCAGTCAATGGCTTGCAGATCATACGCGTGTTACGGAGTGACCGCGTCCTATCGCTTCTGCCAGTGATTTTGCTCATTGATAGTGGCAATCCATCGGTCTCTGAAGCGGCCAAAGACCTGGGTGCCGCGGACTTTGTGGTGCGTCCATATCGCGTTTTTGAGATTCAGCAGCGCGTTCGTAACGTACTCGGGTCACAAGGTGCAGGATCCGTCGAGACGAGTGCCGAATCTGCTGACATGTTGGATGAGCTCACCCAAACGAGTCGTTTAGAACAGCTGCGAATGACACTTCATTATGAGCATACCCGCGCTTTGCGGTACGGGGGTGCGCTCTCGTGCATGGTGGTGGGCGTGAGTAATCTTGATGAACTTGCGATGTGGGGCGGAGCGGCCATCATGCAGAAGACGCTCGTGCGACTGGCGGTCGAGCTTCGCTCTAGGTTGCGGGCTGTTGATCAGATATTCCGTTCAAATGTCGATGAGTTCACAGTGCTGTTGCCGGATACTGATCTAGCGGGCGCCCGAGCGTTGCGGAAGCGCATCCTGAAGAAGCCACATGCGGGGAACACAACTGCAGCTGAACCACAGCCAGTGCTCAATATTGGAATTTTTTCTCATCATCCCAGTGCTCCGATCGAGCAGAGTGAAACCCTGTTGATGGAAGCGTCTAAAGACGCGTACGGCACGCCGCGTCTGAGTGCGCCACCGACCGATGCCGAGCGCACATAG
- a CDS encoding DUF2752 domain-containing protein: protein MKPLIEPHLQHVRRTLWSGWLALVAGVILISYLLVPSPLGYGTHEMLGLPPCGVLAFTGIPCPSCGLTTCFAHIVRMQWLEAWGANPWGFALFGTMAASVPVAFFGAYHASPVLMTCYKLHVEKVSLVLLVLGIVSWLVRVFST from the coding sequence ATGAAACCTCTGATAGAGCCGCATCTTCAACACGTACGTCGAACGCTCTGGTCGGGTTGGCTCGCACTTGTAGCGGGGGTGATCCTCATATCCTATCTCCTGGTCCCGTCCCCGCTGGGGTATGGCACACATGAAATGCTGGGACTTCCGCCCTGCGGTGTGCTTGCGTTTACTGGCATACCTTGTCCGAGCTGTGGGCTCACGACATGCTTTGCCCACATTGTGCGCATGCAGTGGCTTGAGGCGTGGGGGGCAAACCCGTGGGGTTTCGCGCTGTTTGGCACCATGGCGGCATCTGTGCCTGTTGCATTTTTCGGCGCATATCATGCCTCTCCTGTGCTCATGACATGTTACAAGTTGCATGTCGAAAAAGTCTCGCTGGTGTTGCTGGTATTGGGCATTGTTTCATGGCTAGTGCGAGTCTTTAGTACATAA